One genomic segment of Impatiens glandulifera chromosome 6, dImpGla2.1, whole genome shotgun sequence includes these proteins:
- the LOC124943310 gene encoding nuclear transcription factor Y subunit B-6-like, whose amino-acid sequence MENKGSSSRASGASPTKLFISMANVARIIRRVVPPYGKIADDSKEIVQHCVSEFIGLITVEANLLCQSESRKTITANDILRAMTTLGFDKYVNALSLYISRYREAESLGMVVSSRRP is encoded by the exons ATGGAGAATAAGGGTTCAAGCTCAAGAG CATCTGGGGCGTCACCAACTAAGCTATTCATCTCGATGGCGAATGTGGCGAGGATCATTCGGCGTGTGGTACCGCCATACGGCAAGATTGCTGACGATTCGAAGGAAATTGTTCAACATTGTGTCTCGGAATTCATTGGCCTAATAACTGTCGAAGCTAACTTGCTTTGTCAAAGCGAGAGTCGTAAGACGATTACCGCCAATGACATTCTACGGGCTATGACCACACTAGGGTTTGATAAATATGTTAACGCACTTTCCCTTTACATTTCCCGTTATCGTGAGGCGGAGTCATTGGGGATGGTTGTCTCATCGAGACGTCCATAA